GTTTCGGTTTGTTTTAGGTTATTATCAGTAATTCTAATTGTTTTTCCAAAAGGAACATCATAAAAGCTTTTTATGCTTAACTCTCCATCTGTTGTTTCGTTTAGTAATATAAAATGAAGGTTTACAGCACCGCTAATGATATCTTCGCCTCTAAGAATTTCTTGATAAAATGAACCTGAAAGCTCTATCTTTTGCGGTATCGATTCAGGGTTTTCAAGGATTAAAATATATTTCGCTTCTGGTCTCAGGTTTACGTCAACATATAAATTAAAAAGCAGATCATCAGGATTGTATAGTTTTGATTTATTGCAGGAACTGCTTAATATTAGTAAGAGTAGTAATAGAATATAGATTGTTTTATTTTTCATGGGATGCTAACTGTTGTAAAATCTATTGTACGTAAAAACGTAAATAAAGTTAATGTTTTTTGTTTTTAACAATAATTTTATAAAATATAATCCTCCTACATTTGGTACTTTGAAAAAACTATTACCTTTGCAGTATTATTTGTGGAAAGATTTGATTTGCTTGCAACCACTGAAAAAAATGCTAAAACAATGCATTCTCTGCTGTTCTAGCCAATCAAATCAATTTATTTTTTTTAAAAAACATGCCGATGAGCTATTTATTTACATCAGAATCTGTTTCTGAAGGACATCCCGATAAAGTATCTGATCAAATTTCAGATGCGCTACTTGATAATTTTCTTGCTTTCGATCCAACTTCTAAAGTTGCAATTGAAACTTTAGTTACAACAGGTCAGGTGGTATTGGCAGGAGAAGTAAAGTCAAAAACCTATGTTGATGTGCAAAATATTGCACGTAAAGTGATTAATAAAATTGGTTATACCAAAAGTGAATATATGTTTGATGGAAACTCTTGCGGAGTTTTATCGGCTATTCATGAGCAAAGCGATGATATAAATCGTGGAGTAGATAAAGAGGATAAAGAAGATCAAGGAGCCGGAGATCAGGGAATGATGTTTGGTTATGCTTCTCGTGAAACTGAAAGTTATATGCCATTGTCTCTTGAGCTGTCTCATCTTTTATTGATGGAATTAGCTGCTATTCGTCGTGAAGAAAAGCAAATGACTTATTTACGTCCCGATTCAAAATCACAGGTAACCATAGAATATTCAGATGACCATATCCCACAACGTATTGATACAATCGTAGTTTCTACGCAGCACGATGAATTTAATACTGATGATGTGGCGATGGTTAATAAGATTAAGGAAGATGTGAAGACTATTTTGATTCCACGCGTAGTGAGTAAACTTCCAAAAAATCTTCAAGCCTTATTTAATGATGAAATTATATATCATGTAAATCCTACCGGGAAATTTGTAATCGGAGGTCCTCATGGTGATACCGGATTAACGGGTCGTAAAATTATTGTAGATACTTATGGAGGAAAAGGGGCTCACGGTGGTGGTGCTTTCTCGGGAAAAGATCCGTCTAAAGTCGACCGTTCTGCTGCTTATGCTGCTCGACATATTGCTAAAAATATGGTAGCTGCCGGTGTTGCAGACGAGATGTTGGTGCAATTATCGTATGCTATTGGAGTTGCCGAACCTGTTGGCGTTTTTGTGGATACTCACGGAAAGTCTAAAGTTTCTTTAAGTGATAGTGAGATTGCTGAAAAAGTAAAGAGTATATTCGATTTACGTCCTGCTTCTATAGAGAAGAGACTGAAACTTCGTAATCCAATTTATTCAGAAACAGCTGCTTATGGTCATATGGGTCGAACTCCAAAGGTAATTACTAAAGTTTTTGATTCTCATTATTCCGGAAAAGTGGAAATAGAAGTGGAGTTATTTACTTGGGAAAAGCTTGATTATATTGATAAAATTAAGACGGTTTTTAGTTTGTAATAAGTCCGTTAGAAAAAATACAAAAGCCCAATCCGTTATTTAACAGATTGGGCTTTTTTGAATCAAGTTTTTCTTAATTCGTTTTACCGGGATAAACTTTTAAAGCTTCTTCCAAAACTTTCATCGAAGCGGCTAAATCTGTTGTATTTAAAACATACGAAATACGAACTTCGTCTTTGCCTGATCCTTCAGTAGAATAAAAGCCACTTGCCGGAGCCATCATTACAGTTTGTTGTTCATAATTGTAGTCTTCGAGCAACCATCTGCAAAACTTATCGGAATCATCAATAGGTAAACGAGCTACAACATAAAATGCTCCTTTAGGATTTGGGCAAAATGCTCCGGGAATTTTATTAATCATTTCCACAACAATGTTGCGTCTATTTAAATATTCATTTAAAACTTCGTCAAAATATTCTTGTGGAGTTTCAAGAGCTGCTTCACTGGCAATCTGACCAAAAGATGGAGGGCTTAATCTCGCTTGTGCAAATTTCATCGCGGTAGCCATTACTTCTTTATTCTTAGAAATTACACAGCCAATACGGAAGCCGCAAGCGCTATAACGTTTTGAAACAGAATCGATTAATATACTGTGTTGCTCTAATCCTTTGAGGTTCATTACAGAATGATGTGTGTTGCCATCATAAACAAATTCTCTATAAACTTCATCGGCAATAAGGTATAAGTCATGTTTTAAAGCAATTTCTTTTAAGGTGTTTAATTCTTCTTGGCTATACAAATATCCCGTTGGATTATTGGGATTACACACCATTATTGCTTTTGTTTTTTCGTTTACGGCTTTTTCAAACTCAGCGATAGGAGGTAAGGCAAAACTTCCTTCAATATCGCTTTTAATGGGGCGGACACTTACTCCTGAATTAATAGCAAATCCATTATAATTAGCATAAAATGGCTCTGGAATAATAATCTCATCACCCGGATCCATAATGCTTTGGATTGCAAACAGTATTGCTTCTGATGCACCTGTTGTAACAATAATCTCATCGGCAGTAATGTTGATATTTTTTGTTTCGTAATACTTAGCCAATTTTTCGCGATAGCCTATATGTCCGGCAGAATGACTGTATTCTACCACTTTTTTGTCAAAATTACGAATAGCATCTAAAGCAACTTTTGGTGTTTTAATATCGGGTTGCCCAATATTGAGGTGATACACTTTTACGCCTCGTTTTTTTGCTGCTTCTGCATAAGGAACCAACTTACGAATAGGAGATTCCGGCATTTTCTTTCCTTTGGTTGATATTGAAGGCATGTCTTTAGTTTTAAAAAAATCCCGATGAATATTCATCGGGACAAAGGTCTGAAATTTTTTGTTTGAATTATAAAAACTTAAGCATATTATTGTTGATATACGCTATTAGTTTGTTTTACTGCTTGCCTTTGCAACAACTTCACCTTGAATCCGAACCACTACCATAGGTTTTT
This sequence is a window from Bacteroidales bacterium. Protein-coding genes within it:
- the metK gene encoding methionine adenosyltransferase codes for the protein MSYLFTSESVSEGHPDKVSDQISDALLDNFLAFDPTSKVAIETLVTTGQVVLAGEVKSKTYVDVQNIARKVINKIGYTKSEYMFDGNSCGVLSAIHEQSDDINRGVDKEDKEDQGAGDQGMMFGYASRETESYMPLSLELSHLLLMELAAIRREEKQMTYLRPDSKSQVTIEYSDDHIPQRIDTIVVSTQHDEFNTDDVAMVNKIKEDVKTILIPRVVSKLPKNLQALFNDEIIYHVNPTGKFVIGGPHGDTGLTGRKIIVDTYGGKGAHGGGAFSGKDPSKVDRSAAYAARHIAKNMVAAGVADEMLVQLSYAIGVAEPVGVFVDTHGKSKVSLSDSEIAEKVKSIFDLRPASIEKRLKLRNPIYSETAAYGHMGRTPKVITKVFDSHYSGKVEIEVELFTWEKLDYIDKIKTVFSL
- a CDS encoding pyridoxal phosphate-dependent aminotransferase, which produces MPSISTKGKKMPESPIRKLVPYAEAAKKRGVKVYHLNIGQPDIKTPKVALDAIRNFDKKVVEYSHSAGHIGYREKLAKYYETKNINITADEIIVTTGASEAILFAIQSIMDPGDEIIIPEPFYANYNGFAINSGVSVRPIKSDIEGSFALPPIAEFEKAVNEKTKAIMVCNPNNPTGYLYSQEELNTLKEIALKHDLYLIADEVYREFVYDGNTHHSVMNLKGLEQHSILIDSVSKRYSACGFRIGCVISKNKEVMATAMKFAQARLSPPSFGQIASEAALETPQEYFDEVLNEYLNRRNIVVEMINKIPGAFCPNPKGAFYVVARLPIDDSDKFCRWLLEDYNYEQQTVMMAPASGFYSTEGSGKDEVRISYVLNTTDLAASMKVLEEALKVYPGKTN